The Calypte anna isolate BGI_N300 chromosome 11, bCalAnn1_v1.p, whole genome shotgun sequence DNA window AAACTTTCTCAACTGTCAGTGGAGTCACTTGTCTCTCACCATAAATATGTGCTCTGAACTGCATTTTAAGTCAACTGCTGGAAGGAAACAGTGGGAAAAGCCTACACCTCACTAAGGCAGCAAAAAGGATGCACGTTCATACCATGTGACAAAAtatcaggaggaaaaagaaaaggtacaAATACTGTTATGAAGGGCTTGGCTCCTAAACTGAATGAGTATGTCTCTTTTCTGAAAGATGTTCATATCAACTGTGGCAGACTTTCTCCTGAGTCATTTTTCTTTGGGCTTTCCTAtgagcaaagaaagaaattgcGTGAGCTCCACAGTTTGCCAGTCCCCATCCATGGGAATTTCCCCCAACCCACAGACATTGCTGTCATACAAGCCTGTGTTGTATTTAGGCATAGCACCTATAATAATTGGGGTTTATCCAAAGGctcaattttaaattttagatGGACAATGATGACAAGAGATTAAGCCAGATTCCTTTAAGTAGCAGGACAAGAGACAAGGGGTGCAAACTGACACATGGGATAATCCATGTAGacacaacaagaaaaaaaaccacaacacttttttaccaaaaaagtgatgaaacagtggaacaggttggcAAGAAAGATCATGGAGTCTCAGTCCTTGGAGATACACAAAACACTGCTAGACCTAGTCCAGGGAAACTTGCTCTAGTTGACTCTGCTTGGAGAACAGGGGTTGAaccagatgatctccagaggccccttccaagctcaaacattctatgattctatgatattagACCTTTCAAGCCTCACTGCTAGCAGGACCTGGGAATGAATTGTTCTGTTATTCCACAATCACTTCAAATATTCCTGAGAACAGCAGGATATTTAGATACTACTCACAAAAGGCAAATGGCTACTTCTGAAATTAATACTACAAATTAATACTACAAATGCTTCTGCTGCTTACAGTAAAATTCTAACACTAAAAAGTTGTATAAAATCTAAGTACATTTACCTGCATTTAATGCAATGtacaaaataaggaaaaaaaccttaagaCTGTATAGATTTACTATAAATTACTCTGATGTAGGCAgcacacattttaaatatgaataaatatCTATTTCATTTTACTATTTTGAATGTTATTCGACGAGATATTGTCCTTCCATTGTCAAAGAATTGTTTAATGATGGCACAATTACTTGAGATAAAAAAGATTCAAAATTTATGAGCTACTCacaaattaattatatttttaatttctttatacaAAAGACACCTCGCCCTATTGAGAAAAACTAAACCATTTCAATAAGCTGTTAATGACTGAAATCCCTGAATTCTCTTAATCCATGAAGACATTCTTTTGGGAATTTAAAACTCCAATGCAAATTAGACAAGCTCAGCTGGATTGCCATGAAATCAGACTGGGTCTGTATCCTCTCTTGGCATATACCATGTACTTAGTTTGCTTAGTAGGAAGTTATGATGATGGTAAATTAAGACAAGAACATGAGCCTTTGATTAAGGCCACCAGTATCAATAACAGCTAAATTCTGAAGCAAACTATGTCacatttcaaaaacaaacacatcGGGCTATATTTGGATGCCCATTATTGCAAGTAATAAACATGTAGACTTTTAATAGAGCTTCcacattcaaaagaaaacaggtcAAAGTACCTTCATTCAGCAAATTTATGGATACAAGACTTGGCTCCAGTTCCTTCTAGGAAAGGCACAATTGTTATATCTAAGAGCAGGAAAAGGTGGTTAATTCTGCTGTCATATTTCTGAGGGATAAAATGTAGTAGAAATTATGAAAGAAGAATGTTATTTGGTGCttactgttttaatttcttaatcCTTCTCTCTTCAAAAAACCTTCTTGATAGATAATGCAAGCAAATAAAGCTTGCAGGACATGCATAAAACTCATTTGACAAAACCATGTCTAGCTGGGTACTTTATATTTTGCTACAGGTATTTCTCTAATTACACAGTTCCATAATTAATCCATCTGCTTATGGATGATATATTCATACATTTCTTACTGATAAAATTGTggacttcttaaaaataaaaacaagtaaTAAAACCAATGAcaaaattgctttgaaaatatccaatattttaaaaaaatattatttgggAAAATTTTCTGTAGGTTCTTTAAAATCAAGTTGCTAACTTATCCTATCTGAAAGGCACCATAGGGACAGTGAGTGGTGAACAGTAAACACTTCATTGGCATTTTTCACAGCTGAGGAATTTATCTGCCTCCAAGAGAATCCAAATTAAATGTGAACAGCAAGATACAAACATTGGAGCTATTTTGTGGCTGCATAGGCATGAAACCTCTCATTTCCATGCTATCGTGGCATCTTAGGCACATTCATGTCAGAAGTTTCTTCAATAAAATTAGCTTTTTTAAGGGAAGGCTCAGCACCATCTTCTCCATGGTCTCTGTTATTCAAGTCATCTTGGTCTTCCCTCTTACGTTTGTTAATCAAGTCATTTCCTCCCTCACCCAGCTTTCCCTCTGGGACACCCAGTGTTCTCAGACAGACAATAGCTGCAGCCTGTTCAGCTAGTTTCTTGGACTTGTCCCTGAAGAGCAAGCAGACAAAGCACAGATAAAAGTAGAAACTGAAGTCTCCAAGCTGCCAAAAGACAATTTACTGTCTCTGATGCAACACCAtgaaacaaacagcatttttagtCAACTCACAGCAGGATAACAAAATAGGTCAGTTTCAGAAATCATTTGTATCTTTCTAGGTGTCAATGTTGAGGCATCTTCTATCAGGTCTTGTGTCTTAAACCATTTCAGAGGTATGAAGTCAAAGCATGTTTGGTTCAAGTGGTCACAATGCTCAGAAAGGTAACTTTTGCAAGTATAATCACTAAACAAACTGAGTTTTGAAGGATCACTTTCTTGAAAAACACTAAGGCCCAAATATAATCTCTGGTAGATGCACAAATATGCTGGTGCTGACAAATGCCAGAACTACTCGATAATAATAGAAACAGTCATTTCTGAGAGGGACTACAGACTATGTactgaaattctgaaatcatTGATTATGTGAAATTCAATGTTTGGAAATATTATCATTTAATGATAATTATTATCattaaaatgtgcatttttcccctttacaGTGTTCAAGGACAACCTCTAGCCTTACATATAAATTAAGTTTACTTAGGTGCAAATTCCTGAAGTCAGCTTCACTGTTAATAGATGATTGTATAAAATACCATAGTGAAACTGTAGAGCTGCCCCAGATGTAACTGTTGATAAACTGATCTCCAAGAAGCCACTAAATTCTGCTCTGGTCCACTGTATATAGACTCTCCTAGCCTGTTATTGAGAAAGGATCTGCTGTAGTGGCTGAAGACTTTACCTCCTCCAGTATTTCCCTTGGTTATTTTCTGAACTCTTCACGGAGACAATTCAGCCAGCTCACtgattttccccctttctcttcACAATTTGTGGACTAATCTACTAAGTGAATTAATATCTGGAAGGTTTACTCAATCATGCTAAGTCTTCCTTCCTCTTGTCACATTCAATTCTcatatttttaatcctttcttcctttctttagaTTGTAGCTTTTAGCCAACTTTTATCAAAGTCAACTGGAATAAAATGGAGTACACTTTCATCACAAGTTTTAAGcaacacttcagaaaatgttACAATACAGCTGCAAAAACATTAAGGGTACCTTACCACAGAGTTGATCTGTATTTTTGTTCAGCTACCGTCACTACTGAACAGAATAACCTATCCAGTGGTCTTTgaacctggaggaaaaaaagagaattaaaaggGAGGGAGGTGTAAAAGAAGTCATGACATTTACAGAACAAACAACATTGTCAAGCTTCCTTGTTATTCTTGTCTTCAACCCAAAAGTATGAAGAAATTGTTCAAACTGCAAGtatttttgccttaaaaaaaaacccaaaaaaccaaataatgaTACCATCTAACAAGGCAGTTCCTTCTGTCCGGTGTAGTTCCTACCTATAACAGCCTGCAACAACAGATAAAGCATTCTGCATCCAGATTCTTTATTTCACAGAACAAATAAGTCAGTCAGTCATGGATTCCTATATAAGACCCTGTAGTTACAGCAACTTCTTTCATATAGGAATCAAAACCAGACTTAAGGTCTGAGtactaaatttttattttctggtaaaGTAAGCTTCTAGTTTCATACATAGGTGTATTaccatttctgcagctgcttaCTGAATAACTGTGCTAGACTGGTAAGCACAATTTCTCACGATCTTGAGTCCTAAAATACTTAATTTCATAAacaagagagaggaagaggtttgaaaatattttctttgactCACAGTTTCATAAACAGGCTGAGGatgcttttctttcctacaCCATTCCAGAAGATACATTTTTGGAGTAATCTGTGGTGGATATTCTCGCCTAGACAGAAAAACCTGTGGTCAACAACTGTGCAATTTTCTATTCTAAAGCAGATAGTGCTGCTTATTACATGACTTCTACCAGGTATTCTTTGAGGTTTAATTTTACAATGCAAATTATGAGAAAAATGCTGCTTATTAGATAATTCAAGTAGCATGTCTGACATAACATCTAAAATGAAATCCATTAATTCTTCCCAGACATTCACATTCTGTAGTAATACAGCCAGAGAAAAGATTCTTCCCAGAAAGGAGATTCTAACTATGTATACGACAGAGAACAAAGGTACAGTTTGGCACTGCTTATTGCAAGCAAAAATAGAACAGGAAATagtagaaagaaagaaaagaagccaCTTCTGTTATGAGACAGAAGAGTCATCAAATAAAATAAGGGACATGGAATTACAGGACCTTGTaaatggcagaaaaaagaaatcctgtaAAACCATTGTATTCGGTCCTCAGGGAGTCAGGTTATATAACCTATAAATATTGAAGCATTATGACTGGATTGGAGAAGTATTTTATATCACACTCTTCTTGAGCTGCTTCATAGACTTAATAGCAAACATagcaaaaataacaaacacaGGTGTAACATGGAAAGTAGCAGCTGTTCTATGGGTTTCACAGATTATAATCAAAGATGacttaaaataatatattgaaTAATTccatgaattaatttttcaaggaATAGTTTATGAGCAGAACATGTTTAGAAGATGACAAACCAGTATTATGAAATTTATATATGAAATTTGTGCAGTACTTCTTAGAGAAACACTATTGCATTTTAGCTAGATTTCACCAAAAATAACTGAACTCTATAACTTTGTGTAGTcaaaattcttctttaaaaattttttttattactttttaaaaaacctctCAGTACCTTTAGAATGTTAACTGAGAGAATTAAGCAGTGTCAGGAAGCCTGGAACTAAAGAACATCTTAAAGCATCCAAATAGCTCAGGAAGCGTGGTGATTCTACTGATTATGTAATCATGTACACCAACTGCTTCACAGAAATTGACTCAGTAAGCACTGTTACGCAaattcttattttgaaaaaactGTAAGGTACTATCAAATTCACAGGTTTTATTTACATATGCAAGAAAGCATGCAAATTTAAGTTTTCCACTTACTTGTCAAATCTAACAGACATTTTTATTACATCTGGATCTTCCACTTCATCATCTTCAATTTCTGCCTCGGTTTCtacagatgttttctttgcttcaaaAATAGCTGCTGTTTCTTCATACAAGTCAGCCATTTCAAAGACTTCACTAttcaaacagaatttttttctattagaGATCAGCTTATAAATTTTTGTATCCCATAATAGCAGAGAAAAGTAAGCATAGAAATAGattatatagaatatatatgtacatatatagaGAGTATGTATGTACAGGGAATCACATGAAAGTGTGGCTATATTCTGCACAGCAACATTATATTCTTTCTCCTACAATTATTATTAGACACTATTGAGCTACCAGTTTAAAAAGGATCTTCACATTTCCAGTACTGTTTATTCAATTTGAAGCCTGCAAGTCCAGGCAGAATCAGAAATACAGGACCCACAATGTACAAGCTATTGGCTCAATTAATAACTTGCAGGTGGATGAATCAGCAAAGAAAGTCTCCAAGTGACTACAAGGACaatatgaaaagtataaaagaataatgttcttttaattttagtattttataatGCTCTAAGTAATAAACACTGTAACACCCAAATACCTCAAAATCTCAAAATTTCTGACTTCAGAGTATTATCCAGAAGCCCTCATCACAAGAGAAAGAACAACTAGGATTTTTGTCAAAGGCAAGAGCctcacttattttaaaatttcagatcCATGGCAGGATGCATctactatgaaaaaaatgagactATTCATTTCTATATATGACAATAAAACCTGCAGCTTAAGAGAACTTTTACTTTGACTGTTATGAGCTCATTGCTACAAGGCTGTTCAAGAAAAGAATTGTAGCCTGAAAGGCATCTCCAGTTCTCTCAGTGGGACAGCAATAAAGCTACTGATGCTTCTAAAAGATGACAACTTATTATGTGCAGTTATATAAATTTCTGTCTGAAATGCAGCAGCCTGCTTTCTTGCATTCAGAACAGAGGTTAACATCTCAAAGGGCTGTAACATGCCATCACCACCAGCAGGCAGCAGTATTAAGTAACATTTTAGTCCAAAAGTGCAGAggtggatttttaaaagctgaatatTCAGTCACCTGGAAGTTAAAAGTTGTTAAAAATCTGACAGAAAGTGGTGTAATAAATTTTGAAGTGGCTCTCTGTCCCTCTCTCATGCACACACGGTGCTTATGCCAATTCTGAAACTGGTATTGCATCACACATACAAAAACTGAATATGTTTGATTTTGGAGGCCCCTGAAGAATTATTAGACACAACAcatcaaaaaaatttttttttttactctagaGCTTTATCCAGCATTTATGTGTATAAACTGTGACTCTTCTAATTACCTGTTTAAAGGCTTGACTCTTACTTTatagttttttatttatatattatccATTACTATTCATTCAGTCATCATTTTCATTACATCACCACCCTTTTGGTTTAAATTTATCCCCAGCTGTAAAAGATTGTTTCAAACTATAGCACATCTCTTCCAACCTAATGTGAAAACTATAAACAACATAGTAATGAGTTACTATATCAAAAATTGTTCATTTATTTGCAAAAGTGAAAAGTAACTTGAAGAGCAAATGTTGTTCATGGGTTCCACTGGTCCTTTATGATTAATGAAGGTGAACTACTTTTTTATACAAATTCTAAATTCCCTTCATGGCACTGAAATATAATAATTGTGGACAGCAGTATTTACAGAGAGCCAAAACTGTTAAATTGCCAATTCCATTCCGTTTGAACATGAGCAGAGTGCAGATTGCTGATTAGGGCTTCCTACAAAACAATAAttccatttgaaaaatatttcaaattttcaaTATTTCTATCCATCTTTATAAGTTTAAGATAACAGCTGCAGactgtttattttataaaaacaaagagaCTCTCATCCCCTCCATTCTGCCAGAAGGATAATTATAGCACACAACATGGATATGACACATGTAATTTCAGACCTTTATTATGGTCAGTTTAGGATGGGTCCAAACCTGAATTCCCCTCCATTCTGTTAGAATTCTTTCATCACATGTCTGTTATGGTTTCTCcccaatttttccttttctctgccctTTGAGAGATTTCATCCAGACTGTTAACAGATGTCCAGAATGAAAAGATTCATTTAAACTAGTATATTTCCTCAAAAAGGTTGTCATTGTTCATTAGGTTATTTTGTGTATCAAAAGCGACACAAAAGAATTACATCTAAGTAACATTCATACATTGTTTTGAGTTTATCTCTAAGCGTTCATCTAAAACAAACATCTTGTCATAAAAGTTCCAGTAATATTAAAAAGCCCACCTGCAAAAgggaaagtaaaaattaataagtATCTCTGGAAGACAAGCTCCATGCTATTAACCTCCAGACAATCACCAGAGAATGCTCAAACTTTTCTTAATCAGTTAATGCAAAAATTAGATGCTGGTCACTCAATGAAGCACCACTCAACTTAGTATGTCAGATTTATATAGTTGTAGGCTTAGTGCCTTAACACCTGAGCATGAAGGAAATCTGAAAAAGTTTACAGTATTATTCCACATCTCACTACctggttttttttagtattattatttttacactttttttgaATGAAATGCCAAACAGTGTTACAGACAGGGAAGTGGTTTTAAAGCTTGACAGACTACAATTCCTCTTTCTGAAGTACATGCTTACCAGATCTCCTGTGTGGACTGTGCAGCATGCAGCTTCTTCCCCTGAGTAGTCTCCAACTGTTCTCTTAACATCTGACACAAACAGTACTTTGTGTTGGTATAGTGATTATCATATCTCACTGCCTgaaggagagaaacaaaatacataaaaccaCACCAAACAAATTTATCTTGCACAACGATTATCTCTTgataaatttcaaaataatttttgaaaggcAAACCAAAACATCCAGTTTCTTCAGTGACATACTCAAGACTACTTATGACTGGGAGTACAGTCTGATTATTTTGGCATGCTTTCATGAACAGAAGTTCAACTTATTCATACACTCACATTCACTCACATTAAAAATTCTAGACAGTATATgtgaaaagcaattaatttataaaaattaatttagcagTAACTGAGTTTTTAATATCCTCTTCAGTTCAGTGTTATTTGCAGAAATGTAACATCAAAAGAGTTGGCCTATACAGCATTACCTTTTCAAATTCCTAGACATTTTTAGAGAGCCTTGTAAATCTCATAAATGTCCCAAGAAACTGGGGCTAAGAAGCAGAGTACgtaagaaaagaataattggggaaaattctcttttgaatacagatttctgatttttttctgaacagaatAAACCAGAGGAAACAGTGGCTGATTTCCAAGACTCTTGTCATATGCAGtatgttaaaatatattcagagcCTAAAGactttgaaatgaaaagcaattaaagTACTTTACAAAGATACAGATTAACAAGTATAAACAACTGCAACTACAAGTTCCAAAACACATACATATTTGATGTAATCTTGCATCACTTTCTTCAAGGGGAACAGGCcctcttttctgaaaatagatGGGTTCCACATGGCAGCACGAGCTATCATTACTGATGAGGCAGCTGTTGCTTTCTGGAAGGTCTCAATGTCCTTATATTCTTTGATGAAGTCATGAGATCCTCCACTGAAAATAACATCACTGTTATTATGGAAGTTTTATTTGCTAGAACATGTACTTTAGCCTTGCTGTGCTATGCTATGCTTCAATGTCCTATTACATCATTAATGGTTAAAAGAACATAGAATTCAACTACTAAAACTCAAAGTATTGTCTTATTTCAGAAGGCCAACTTCAGTCAGTGCTGCCTCTCTTTAGCTTTGATCTTTGGTAATAGGTAAAGCTGATTCACCCTACACGAAGGATTTTTTCCCTGTACTTGCAAATCTTAAGTTAGGCACAAGCATCTTGCTGTAACAAGCTAATTATTTAAACTTACTTTGCTATTACTGGAATGGAGACTGCTTCAGATATAGCTCTGATCACATCACAATGGACAGGGTGCTGAGgtctctcctccttcttccttcccaacagacaaaaaagacaaagccaAAGATTTCCTATGGAGATTATAGATATCTGAACCACAGCAGATGTGACTCCAGGATTATTGGGAGATACTTGTTTCTGCTTATTTACTTTATATATCTGATATTTACatcaaacatattttaaaacattgttaTTGTCATTCCATATCCAGCTAAGCAGCATTTTTAGATACAGAGTACAACACATGgtaattttagttttatttgatCTTAGAGataaaaattttagaaaaatagcAGGAGGTGTTAAAATTCCCTAATTACTGGCCTGATTTTCTACACCACCAATTTATTTAACAGCTGAAATCAGAACCACATATTACATGTAGAGTACACTCTAGTCATATCTTACTGTGCTACATTCATcagcaaactaaaaaaaaagtaaaatttagaGTCTCTCTTGCCTAAAATCAATTTACCTTCCATGGACTGCAATGGCAGCAATACCAGTTTTTTCTATTCTCTTTACCAGATTCACAGTATCTTCAACCTGAGGGATAAGAGaatgataaagaaaaagaaagaacaatcATGTGGTTGTTGTACAAAGATATGTTGGAAGTCTATTTTTTCATCAAGAAGGGTATGATTCCTGTACTTCAAAGGTAATGTACTTCAACTCATGACATGTATTTCCATTTAATATATACTTCAATTAAAGAACTACACATTATGGATAAAGTAAGAATCCATTTGCAATACATCCTTGAAACTACAGATCACGAATCTTCCTAAACCAGGTAACACAGTACTCTGCAGTAGAATAATATTTTCCTACAGGTTTTTTTGGCTGTAATTTGGAAATGATACAAAACACTCAAATAACAAGTCCTCTCTAGCAGCTACTCTATAAATTGGAATTAAAAATCATCTTAATAAAATTAtatcttctgaaataaatggaGTCACAGACCTACACATGGAGTCACACACCTATAAATGTTCCTTAGATGGACCTCACAAAAGTTAACTAGTATCTAAAAAATTCTGATGCTACTTGTAGATGACCATCAAATCAAAAGATACAGGGGGAATAGGAGACACTCCCAGTTTAGCTTCAGAGAGGTGAGATGCTGTTaaggagcagaaagaaatctgtCATGCTGCTGGATTAGCATCTTTGGAGATCAGGAGATTGAAAAAAAGATCAGGCCAGTTTTCTCTTCAAAAGCTGAAGAACTATCTGTGGCTCATCACAAAAATTGCACATTTACTCTTTGAAAAGTGCTTAGTCTTTGAAAAGCTGGCATGGACACAGAGACAGAAGCTCACCTGCTGTTCTGCTGGacaatattatgaaaaaaacagcttgaAGCAAAGAATGGGCTGTATGATAGAGGCAGAACATGAAAAGCAGAGATGCCACTTCTTTGATTTAATATTTCAGTACTTCAAAAAAAGAATGAGCTTACAAAGAGATACCAATTCTATTCACACAAGCTTCATTTGttcatttaataattttaagtgcACATGTGACTTGAATAATAGCTGGCCCACTTACAGTTCATCCAcctgcagaaatatttatccCTATCCAGGTTATATGCAATCACAGTATCTAAGGCAGGCAACTAAATACACTTTAGCATAATGATTTATGTTCTTACTGAGGGCAAAATGCGGATTTTGCAGGTTACTGGTTTACAAAGTCCTTTAACAAGAGTAGTCAATATctggacaaaaaaagaaagacaaaaacatGATCACAATGATGACATTAATAAAGCTCTCCTCCTGGAGTCACAGGTGGTGGGGGTAGATGCCCCATGATTCAGACCCGTATAAAAGAGTAGACAGTacaatggctctgtagacaccaatctttgtgcttttcttcaggtgtttattgctccagactcttttatgaagtcttccaAATGCTCATACAAGTTCATATAGGGTTTTACACAGATGCACATACATATACGAGTTCTTACAAATTTGGCTTCCATTGATTTATTcctgctttcagcagtgcaCAGTGCATAATAATTCCCAAGGCAATTCAAAACCCACAAGGTGGTGTACTTACAGATTCTATTTTGTCAGGATCAGATAACAGTGCTGCTCCCATACCTCCCTgggaaaacatgcagaaaatgttATACACTAGGCATCaattcttttggggttttttgcataaTAGCAGGCCACAGCAAAAGTACAATGTTATAtcatcaaaacaaagaaaaacaaaactaaactaaactaaacataaagaaaaaaaaaaggaaaaaaacaaaaggagaaaactgaaaattctgaaattctggAGTATTAGTGAATACTTTGTTGAAACACATTTCCAAGAAATTTATCAGAataattaagaagaaattcagaacaCCAACTTGCTAATACAATCAAGACTAGAAGAAACTTTAAATGCAACAAT harbors:
- the DUS2 gene encoding tRNA-dihydrouridine(20) synthase [NAD(P)+]-like, with the translated sequence MTVYTPLCFRGKKILAPMVRVGTLPMRLLALDYGADIVYCEELIDIKMLQCKRVVNEVLGTVDFVAPNERIVFRTCERERHCVVFQMGSADAERALAVAKLVEGDVAGIDINMGCPKEYSTKGGMGAALLSDPDKIESILTTLVKGLCKPVTCKIRILPSVEDTVNLVKRIEKTGIAAIAVHGRKKEERPQHPVHCDVIRAISEAVSIPVIANGGSHDFIKEYKDIETFQKATAASSVMIARAAMWNPSIFRKEGLFPLKKVMQDYIKYAVRYDNHYTNTKYCLCQMLREQLETTQGKKLHAAQSTQEICEVFEMADLYEETAAIFEAKKTSVETEAEIEDDEVEDPDVIKMSVRFDKREYPPQITPKMYLLEWCRKEKHPQPVYETVQRPLDRLFCSVVTVAEQKYRSTLWDKSKKLAEQAAAIVCLRTLGVPEGKLGEGGNDLINKRKREDQDDLNNRDHGEDGAEPSLKKANFIEETSDMNVPKMPR